One region of Polynucleobacter sp. MWH-Aus1W21 genomic DNA includes:
- the accD gene encoding acetyl-CoA carboxylase, carboxyltransferase subunit beta, with product MSWIDKLLPPQIQHTDPANRKSVPEGLWVKCPGCETVLYSTDIEANLSVCPKCSHHMRIGARLRLDSLLDEKGRYEIGADIYPTDPLKFKDSKKYPDRIKEANDASGESEALIVMGGKIETIPVVAACFEFQYMGGSMGSVVGERFARGVQEAINKKCAFICVTATGGARMQESLLSLFQMAKTNSMLTLLAKKGLPYISVLTDPTMGGISASFAFMGDVVMAEPKALIGFAGPRVIEQTVREKLPEGFQRSEFLMQKGGIDMIVDRRQMRGEIARLLALLQKLPEPAIAGSAAV from the coding sequence ATGAGCTGGATAGATAAATTACTCCCACCCCAAATTCAACATACTGATCCTGCAAATCGCAAATCAGTACCTGAAGGATTGTGGGTTAAGTGCCCTGGTTGTGAAACCGTTCTTTACAGCACTGACATCGAAGCAAATTTATCAGTTTGCCCAAAGTGCAGCCATCATATGCGTATTGGCGCACGTTTACGCTTAGATAGTCTGTTAGATGAAAAAGGTCGCTACGAAATTGGTGCAGACATTTATCCAACCGATCCACTGAAGTTCAAAGATTCCAAAAAATACCCAGATCGGATTAAAGAAGCAAATGATGCTTCTGGTGAGTCTGAGGCCCTGATTGTGATGGGCGGCAAGATTGAAACGATTCCTGTGGTTGCTGCATGTTTTGAGTTCCAATACATGGGTGGCTCGATGGGCTCTGTTGTCGGTGAGCGTTTTGCCCGCGGTGTTCAAGAAGCGATTAATAAGAAGTGTGCATTTATTTGCGTAACCGCTACTGGCGGTGCAAGGATGCAAGAGAGTTTGTTATCTCTGTTTCAGATGGCCAAGACCAACTCGATGTTGACCTTGTTAGCTAAAAAAGGATTGCCATATATCAGCGTACTTACGGATCCAACGATGGGTGGTATCTCCGCGAGCTTTGCCTTCATGGGTGACGTTGTAATGGCTGAGCCTAAAGCTTTGATTGGTTTTGCCGGTCCTCGCGTGATTGAACAAACTGTACGTGAGAAGTTGCCAGAAGGTTTCCAGCGTTCAGAATTCTTGATGCAAAAGGGCGGCATTGACATGATTGTTGATCGTCGTCAGATGCGTGGTGAAATTGCCCGTTTGCTAGCTTTGCTGCAAAAACTTCCCGAGCCTGCGATAGCGGGTAGCGCAGCCGTTTAA
- the trpA gene encoding tryptophan synthase subunit alpha, with product MSKITALFKELKATGKKGLIPFITAGDPDPKQTVELMHALVRGGSSVIELGVPFSDPMADGPVIQRSSERALTHGVTLHSCLEMVKEFRKKDSNTPVVLMGYANPVEQMGAERFATEAKAAGVDGVLVVDYPPEECVDFAARMRAAGIDPIFLLAPTSSHERIKEAAKIASGYIYYVSMRGVTGASHLNTQDVASIIPKIREETDIPIAVGFGISDAASAKAVSASADAVVIGSRIIRLLEDAPPGQAVQSLETFIREIRDALDS from the coding sequence ATGTCAAAAATTACTGCGCTCTTTAAGGAGCTAAAGGCAACAGGTAAAAAAGGATTAATTCCTTTCATTACTGCTGGCGATCCAGATCCAAAACAAACTGTTGAACTCATGCATGCATTAGTTCGTGGTGGTTCAAGCGTGATTGAATTAGGTGTACCGTTTTCAGATCCAATGGCAGATGGTCCAGTGATTCAAAGATCATCAGAGCGCGCGTTAACGCATGGCGTTACTTTGCACAGTTGCTTAGAAATGGTGAAAGAGTTTCGTAAGAAGGATTCCAATACACCAGTGGTATTGATGGGTTACGCAAATCCTGTGGAACAAATGGGAGCAGAGCGTTTTGCAACAGAAGCAAAGGCTGCCGGTGTTGATGGTGTGTTGGTAGTGGACTATCCTCCAGAAGAGTGTGTTGATTTTGCTGCTCGTATGCGCGCCGCTGGAATTGATCCAATCTTCTTGTTAGCGCCAACTTCATCACATGAACGCATTAAAGAAGCTGCCAAAATAGCTTCTGGTTATATCTACTACGTTTCGATGCGTGGCGTTACTGGAGCCTCTCATCTCAATACTCAAGATGTGGCCAGCATCATTCCTAAAATTCGCGAAGAAACCGATATCCCAATCGCTGTAGGCTTCGGAATTAGCGATGCTGCTAGCGCCAAGGCGGTATCGGCCAGTGCTGATGCTGTAGTGATTGGTAGCAGAATTATTCGTCTTTTAGAGGATGCGCCCCCTGGGCAGGCGGTACAATCACTGGAAACCTTCATTCGCGAGATTCGCGACGCATTGGATAGTTAA